A genomic window from Candidatus Pelagisphaera phototrophica includes:
- a CDS encoding pyridoxal-phosphate-dependent aminotransferase family protein: protein MMGPGPVNADPRVQRAMAADLLGQYDPAMTEYMNEVMALYREIFQANYHWTFLIDGTSRAAIESALVSILEPGDKTLVPVFGRFGHLLTEIVSRCGAEVIPLYKEWGQVFNPEEIGIALDEHKPKVLAICQGDTSTTMLQPLEEIGKLCTERGVLSYVDATASIAGNPLDIEDWEIDICTAGLQKCLGGPSGSGPITISDRAAELIKRRWHVEKGIEPAGFVPGEGSRIQSNYLDLAMIMAYWSPERLNHHTEATSMLYCARECARCVLEEGLENAISRHELGSRAVVAGLDALGLKLFGDQSNKMTNVTGVYIPKEVDGEAVRRDMLLHFGVEIGTSFGPLHGKIWRVGAMGYNARKDAVLRVLNALESCLRLHGRPSRGDDPALAALEVFEECQEDLPEIEISPPSNSH, encoded by the coding sequence ATGATGGGGCCTGGTCCAGTAAATGCAGATCCCCGCGTCCAAAGAGCCATGGCTGCAGATCTGCTTGGCCAATACGATCCGGCGATGACGGAATACATGAATGAGGTGATGGCCCTATATCGCGAGATTTTCCAAGCCAACTACCACTGGACTTTCCTCATTGACGGCACGAGCCGAGCCGCGATCGAAAGCGCCCTCGTTTCCATTTTAGAACCTGGAGACAAAACGCTCGTGCCCGTATTTGGCCGATTCGGACACCTCCTCACGGAAATCGTATCCCGCTGCGGAGCGGAGGTAATCCCCCTGTATAAGGAATGGGGGCAGGTCTTCAATCCGGAGGAAATCGGAATCGCTCTCGATGAGCACAAGCCAAAGGTTCTCGCCATTTGCCAAGGCGATACCTCCACCACCATGCTCCAGCCGCTTGAAGAGATCGGGAAGCTTTGCACAGAACGCGGCGTTCTCAGCTACGTCGACGCAACGGCATCAATCGCTGGGAATCCACTCGATATCGAGGACTGGGAGATAGACATTTGCACCGCTGGACTGCAAAAATGCCTCGGCGGGCCTTCCGGATCTGGGCCCATCACGATCTCGGATCGAGCGGCCGAACTGATAAAACGCCGTTGGCACGTCGAAAAGGGCATCGAGCCCGCGGGCTTCGTTCCCGGAGAAGGCAGCCGGATCCAGTCGAATTACTTGGACCTGGCCATGATCATGGCCTACTGGTCTCCAGAACGGCTAAACCACCATACCGAAGCGACCAGCATGCTCTACTGCGCCCGCGAATGTGCTCGATGTGTTTTGGAAGAAGGACTCGAGAATGCGATATCCCGGCATGAGCTCGGAAGCCGGGCGGTGGTTGCCGGCCTAGATGCCCTCGGGTTGAAGCTCTTCGGGGACCAATCCAATAAGATGACGAATGTAACCGGAGTTTACATACCAAAGGAAGTCGATGGCGAAGCGGTCCGCCGCGATATGCTGCTGCATTTCGGAGTCGAAATCGGCACTTCGTTTGGCCCACTGCATGGCAAAATCTGGCGTGTCGGTGCCATGGGCTACAACGCTCGAAAGGACGCGGTTCTACGCGTCCTCAACGCTCTCGAATCCTGCCTCCGCCTCCATGGACGTCCCTCCCGAGGGGACGACCCGGCCCTGGCCGCCCTCGAAGTATTCGAAGAATGCCAAGAAGATCTCCCCGAAATCGAGATCTCCCCTCCAAGCAATAGCCACTAA
- a CDS encoding queuosine precursor transporter — MPDDPKELKFLILFGSYVGFWGMLQCLTVKLVPLDLTWLGLGTLAFSYGSFAHAFTFPCTDATAEIWGAKRARMMVYMGTAVYIVCTAFLFLAVQAPPAEGWLLNDAYVALFQGGPRIILGSLLATLSAQLWDIYVFEWVKKRTGEKNLWLRNNVSTFGSQLLDTTIFCAIAFYGIIPNDVLPKLIIGSYLMKLLVAVIDTPIVYLVVYWVTGHWTSKGDIEEETEEKGTV; from the coding sequence ATGCCTGACGATCCGAAGGAACTGAAGTTTCTGATACTTTTCGGGTCGTATGTGGGCTTTTGGGGCATGCTTCAATGTCTCACCGTTAAGCTCGTCCCATTAGACCTCACTTGGCTCGGTCTAGGAACCTTGGCATTCAGCTACGGATCCTTCGCCCATGCTTTCACCTTTCCTTGCACCGACGCGACGGCTGAGATTTGGGGGGCCAAACGGGCGCGAATGATGGTCTACATGGGAACTGCCGTGTACATTGTCTGCACGGCATTCCTGTTTTTGGCTGTGCAAGCTCCTCCGGCGGAAGGTTGGCTTCTAAACGATGCCTATGTCGCCCTCTTCCAGGGTGGGCCGAGGATCATTCTCGGATCGCTGTTGGCCACGTTATCCGCCCAACTTTGGGATATCTACGTGTTCGAGTGGGTGAAGAAGAGGACGGGAGAGAAGAACCTTTGGCTGCGCAATAATGTTTCTACGTTTGGCTCCCAGTTATTGGATACAACTATATTCTGCGCGATCGCTTTCTATGGAATCATACCCAATGATGTACTGCCCAAGCTGATTATCGGATCTTATTTGATGAAGCTTCTGGTGGCGGTAATCGATACGCCCATCGTATATCTAGTCGTATACTGGGTGACGGGTCACTGGACGTCGAAAGGGGATATCGAGGAAGAGACGGAGGAAAAGGGCACCGTGTAG
- a CDS encoding cupin domain-containing protein, with amino-acid sequence MNVIKIDECLDYLAPDNAIAKEFLSPRNSSLQHLSIARITIPPHTCVEKHYHLKSEEVYQIIDGEGLMLLDEATRKVLAGEVVPIAPGSWHSIENRSDQDLIMIVTCSPPWTPGDQVFEP; translated from the coding sequence ATGAACGTCATCAAAATCGACGAATGCCTGGACTATCTTGCCCCGGACAACGCCATCGCCAAAGAGTTTCTTTCTCCACGGAACAGTTCCCTTCAACATCTGAGTATCGCTAGGATAACCATCCCCCCGCATACTTGCGTAGAGAAGCACTATCACCTGAAGAGCGAGGAAGTATATCAGATAATCGACGGCGAAGGGCTAATGCTCCTCGACGAAGCGACGCGCAAGGTCCTAGCGGGCGAAGTCGTTCCCATCGCCCCGGGATCTTGGCATTCCATCGAAAACCGGAGCGACCAGGATCTCATCATGATCGTGACCTGCTCTCCGCCTTGGACGCCTGGAGATCAGGTTTTCGAACCGTAA
- the allB gene encoding allantoinase AllB: MHDRIVRNIRLLSPEGWQAADLAIDQGRFSAIGKTDEAGREIIDGRGSLCFPGGVDLHVHFNEPGRTRWEGFSTGSLAAAAGGCTFAAEMPLNSIPSTTTVQALEEKLHSIGAKSHVDFALWGGLVPGNLESLQPLADEGVIAFKAFMSPSGTDDFINSDIATLKEGMKRIAPTGKFLALHAEDPAVLDPANRRLARRSNALDWEASRPVEAEISAIEIAIELAGETGCPIHIVHVSSAQALAPIAQAKAKGVDITCETCPHYLLLSIEDAERIGPDAKCAPPLRYRNSLATLWECLAAGEIDTIGSDHSPCPPEMKAGLSFFDSWGGISGLQHGLPLLWHRCANDPKSLFQLTRLSTLNPAKKVGLETKGSLKIGKDADFILVDSKTPPEKIELRDLLYKHSASAYCGMEQSLAVRQTWLRGNPIFENGAPSGDPTGKFYRLPSESPAPR; the protein is encoded by the coding sequence ATGCACGATCGCATTGTCCGCAATATTCGCCTACTGAGCCCTGAAGGCTGGCAAGCCGCCGACTTGGCGATCGATCAAGGGCGCTTCTCTGCGATTGGTAAAACGGACGAAGCGGGAAGGGAAATCATCGACGGAAGAGGCTCTCTTTGCTTTCCGGGAGGGGTCGATCTACACGTCCATTTTAACGAACCGGGCCGCACTCGCTGGGAAGGGTTTTCCACCGGTTCGCTCGCCGCGGCAGCAGGCGGCTGCACCTTTGCAGCCGAAATGCCTCTCAACAGCATTCCCTCCACGACGACCGTTCAGGCCCTCGAAGAAAAACTTCATTCCATCGGCGCCAAGTCCCACGTCGATTTCGCTCTTTGGGGCGGTCTCGTTCCAGGCAACTTGGAGTCCCTTCAGCCCTTGGCAGACGAGGGAGTCATCGCTTTCAAAGCGTTCATGTCTCCAAGCGGGACCGACGATTTCATTAACTCGGATATAGCGACTTTAAAAGAGGGCATGAAACGCATCGCTCCTACAGGTAAATTCCTCGCCCTCCACGCCGAAGATCCTGCGGTCCTGGACCCCGCGAACCGCAGACTTGCCCGACGCAGCAACGCCTTAGACTGGGAAGCTAGCCGACCGGTGGAAGCCGAGATAAGCGCTATCGAGATCGCCATCGAATTGGCGGGAGAAACCGGATGTCCCATCCACATCGTCCACGTTAGCTCTGCCCAAGCGCTCGCTCCGATAGCCCAAGCGAAAGCCAAAGGGGTCGATATCACCTGCGAAACCTGTCCGCACTACTTGCTTCTTTCGATCGAAGATGCCGAACGCATTGGTCCCGATGCGAAATGCGCTCCGCCGCTTCGCTATCGCAATTCCCTCGCCACGCTCTGGGAATGTCTCGCGGCAGGCGAAATCGATACCATCGGATCCGACCACTCGCCATGCCCGCCCGAAATGAAAGCAGGCCTAAGTTTCTTCGATTCCTGGGGCGGAATCAGTGGACTGCAACACGGACTGCCTCTCTTATGGCATCGCTGCGCAAACGACCCCAAAAGCCTTTTCCAACTGACTCGGCTGAGCACCCTCAATCCAGCCAAGAAAGTCGGGCTCGAAACAAAAGGCTCCCTAAAAATCGGGAAAGACGCCGACTTTATATTGGTCGATTCCAAGACGCCGCCGGAGAAAATCGAACTCCGAGACCTTCTCTACAAACACTCCGCTAGCGCCTACTGCGGAATGGAACAATCGCTTGCGGTTCGTCAGACTTGGCTGCGAGGCAATCCGATTTTCGAGAACGGAGCGCCCTCCGGCGATCCGACCGGAAAATTCTATCGTCTGCCGAGCGAATCGCCAGCCCCCCGATAG
- a CDS encoding isopenicillin N synthase family dioxygenase — protein MNSHIPIIDFSSMLGDCLTERQAIAAEVDRSAKEVGFMYITNCGIAPETVSAAMETARRFFQKEPAAKSLYPFDQELNFGYHGLGTEALDPNKPADQKETFTMRNVFNLQSQENLWPSHRFHQVASDFFADCQRLADRLMGAFALALELPEGYFTNKHTGILQTLRLLHYPPAKVESAGQLGAGAHTDYGTLTLLFQDKSGGLEVQDSTGNWIPAPPVDNAVVINTGDLLARWTNDVYRSTPHRVQVRPADAANGRLSIAFFSDPDPEVLVETLPSCVSEESPSNYPPITAKDHILEKIAATN, from the coding sequence ATGAATTCGCACATCCCAATTATCGATTTCAGCAGTATGCTTGGCGATTGCCTCACTGAACGCCAAGCTATCGCGGCCGAGGTAGATCGCAGTGCCAAGGAGGTCGGCTTCATGTATATAACCAACTGCGGTATCGCTCCTGAAACCGTATCGGCGGCCATGGAGACTGCCCGTCGCTTTTTCCAAAAAGAGCCTGCCGCCAAGAGTCTGTATCCATTCGACCAGGAGCTCAATTTCGGCTATCATGGCCTAGGCACAGAGGCTTTGGATCCAAACAAGCCGGCAGATCAGAAAGAAACCTTCACAATGCGCAACGTATTCAATCTTCAATCGCAAGAAAATCTCTGGCCGAGCCATCGCTTTCATCAGGTCGCGAGCGATTTTTTCGCTGACTGCCAACGTCTCGCCGATCGGCTGATGGGAGCCTTTGCGTTAGCTCTCGAGCTTCCGGAAGGCTATTTCACCAACAAGCATACCGGCATTCTGCAAACGCTCCGGCTTCTCCACTATCCGCCCGCAAAAGTGGAATCCGCAGGCCAGCTGGGCGCCGGAGCCCACACCGACTACGGCACCCTCACGCTTCTTTTCCAAGACAAATCGGGCGGCCTCGAAGTTCAAGATTCGACAGGAAACTGGATCCCCGCCCCGCCTGTCGACAATGCCGTCGTCATAAACACAGGCGACCTGCTCGCTCGCTGGACCAACGACGTCTACCGTTCTACTCCGCACAGGGTGCAAGTACGTCCCGCAGACGCCGCCAACGGCCGTTTGTCTATCGCATTCTTCTCCGATCCGGATCCCGAAGTCCTCGTTGAAACCTTGCCTTCGTGCGTGTCGGAGGAAAGCCCCTCGAACTATCCGCCCATTACTGCCAAAGATCACATCCTGGAGAAAATCGCTGCCACCAACTAA
- the uraD gene encoding 2-oxo-4-hydroxy-4-carboxy-5-ureidoimidazoline decarboxylase has protein sequence MNSQNIPIEELNQLSKSEWMSVMGRLYEHSPWVAEAAVKARPFPSKKALQVRFESVLFGADAAEQTQLIAAHPDLAAKMDELEALTDFSQSEQSRAGFSALPKETFDTLRQRLSVYREIFGHPFILCISDHKASETLPILEQRLQASARAERLACLAQIARIGWHRLHSIVS, from the coding sequence ATGAACTCGCAAAATATCCCAATCGAGGAACTCAACCAATTATCCAAGAGCGAATGGATGTCCGTTATGGGACGGCTTTACGAACATTCGCCATGGGTTGCGGAGGCCGCGGTCAAAGCGCGTCCTTTTCCCAGCAAGAAGGCCCTGCAGGTGCGGTTCGAGAGTGTCCTCTTCGGAGCCGATGCCGCAGAGCAAACCCAGCTGATTGCCGCCCACCCGGACTTGGCAGCCAAAATGGACGAACTCGAGGCTCTCACCGACTTCTCGCAATCCGAGCAATCGCGGGCCGGATTCTCCGCGCTTCCGAAAGAGACTTTCGATACCCTCCGTCAACGCCTCTCCGTCTATCGGGAAATATTCGGGCACCCATTCATTCTTTGCATTTCGGATCACAAGGCCTCGGAGACGCTCCCCATTCTCGAACAACGGTTGCAAGCCTCGGCAAGGGCCGAGCGTCTCGCCTGCCTCGCCCAGATCGCCCGCATCGGCTGGCACCGGCTTCACTCAATCGTATCCTAA
- a CDS encoding amidohydrolase family protein, whose protein sequence is MDDSLLIEEISFLVPAISDQTVLENAWIWIEDGFIKGLGTREIPEGASAAPRLSGRHKIATPGLVNTHHHFYQNMARAYTPGNNLPLLPWLEGMNKLWKHFREDDLQVCTQLGIAELMLSGATTIADHHYVFTEGSQDMTLHQFKAASDMGVRFHASRGSMNRKSDLISDWALQDEDTILADTESLIQSQHDASPGSYRQIIVAPCAATSCTKSLLEASARLAKKFGVGLHTHCGETVAENEFSIEQFGARPLAYLLDCGWDYDKAWLAHGIHFSDEELSLLSHYGIGVAHCPNANMRLGSGICRVPELIEDGVKVGIGVDGSASNDSGHILGELRQAMYLARVKYGAQAMSALDAIELGSWRAGQMMGRDDIGELSVGKCGDLALFPVEDLYANAAENPVDALLICHPRQVSDLVVGGSVRIQDGSFTDIDLAELMNEHKERAERVRNSAFKR, encoded by the coding sequence ATGGACGATTCCCTCCTCATTGAAGAGATCAGCTTTCTTGTTCCCGCCATTTCGGATCAAACCGTTTTGGAAAACGCCTGGATCTGGATAGAAGACGGCTTCATTAAAGGACTGGGGACCAGAGAAATTCCCGAAGGCGCTTCCGCGGCCCCCAGACTTTCAGGCCGCCATAAAATCGCTACCCCCGGACTGGTCAACACGCACCATCATTTCTATCAAAATATGGCCCGGGCCTACACGCCCGGAAACAACCTACCTTTACTTCCCTGGCTGGAAGGGATGAACAAGCTTTGGAAGCATTTTCGGGAGGACGATCTTCAAGTCTGTACCCAACTCGGAATCGCGGAACTCATGTTGAGCGGGGCCACCACCATCGCCGATCACCATTATGTATTCACCGAGGGTTCCCAGGACATGACCCTCCACCAATTCAAAGCCGCTTCCGACATGGGGGTCCGCTTCCATGCCAGTCGCGGCTCCATGAACCGGAAATCCGACCTCATTTCCGACTGGGCCTTGCAGGACGAGGACACTATCCTGGCCGATACGGAATCGCTTATCCAATCGCAGCACGATGCCTCCCCCGGCAGCTATCGGCAAATTATCGTGGCTCCCTGCGCCGCCACTTCCTGTACGAAGTCCCTTCTCGAAGCCAGCGCCAGACTAGCCAAGAAATTCGGGGTCGGGCTGCATACGCATTGCGGCGAGACCGTCGCCGAGAACGAATTCTCGATCGAACAATTCGGCGCTCGTCCTCTAGCATACCTGCTCGACTGCGGTTGGGATTACGACAAAGCCTGGCTCGCCCACGGCATCCACTTCTCCGACGAAGAGCTGTCGCTGCTTTCTCATTACGGTATCGGGGTAGCCCACTGTCCCAATGCCAACATGCGACTTGGCTCTGGTATTTGCCGGGTACCCGAATTAATCGAGGACGGCGTTAAAGTCGGTATCGGAGTCGACGGCAGCGCCTCCAATGACTCCGGCCACATTCTCGGCGAACTCCGCCAAGCCATGTACCTCGCGCGAGTAAAATACGGCGCCCAAGCGATGAGCGCCTTGGATGCCATCGAACTCGGTTCCTGGAGAGCCGGCCAAATGATGGGACGCGATGATATTGGAGAGCTTTCCGTCGGTAAATGCGGCGATCTCGCCCTTTTCCCTGTCGAGGATCTCTACGCCAATGCCGCAGAGAATCCAGTAGACGCTCTTCTAATCTGCCACCCGCGCCAAGTTTCCGACCTCGTAGTTGGTGGCTCGGTACGCATCCAGGATGGGTCTTTTACCGACATTGATCTAGCGGAGCTCATGAACGAGCATAAAGAACGGGCCGAACGCGTCCGAAACTCGGCTTTCAAAAGATGA
- the uraH gene encoding hydroxyisourate hydrolase: MSGKLSTHILDNYHGRPASGVDIELYRDNGDAYSPIGRFQTNQDGRTDALLLDKDSLLTGSYRLVFKVGPYFRKEEVELPKPSFLENVSIDVNLQAGESYHVPLLCTPWSYSTYRGS, from the coding sequence ATGAGCGGAAAACTCAGCACCCATATTCTCGACAATTACCATGGCCGACCCGCATCCGGAGTCGACATCGAGCTCTACCGCGACAACGGAGACGCGTACAGTCCGATAGGAAGGTTCCAAACGAACCAAGACGGCCGAACAGACGCCTTGCTGCTTGATAAGGACTCTCTTCTTACCGGGTCCTACCGCCTCGTCTTCAAAGTAGGTCCCTATTTCAGAAAGGAAGAAGTCGAGCTACCTAAGCCATCATTTCTGGAGAACGTTTCCATAGATGTGAATCTCCAAGCGGGCGAGAGCTACCATGTTCCCCTTCTTTGTACGCCCTGGAGCTATTCGACCTACCGCGGAAGCTGA
- a CDS encoding DMT family transporter, with protein MKTEFTSGRSFGVILVLISGACWGFHGVLIKKAYAVGASFQQVFFVETLFASIFFICFARSFGREQRPRTPGQWRDLLLCGIASLALGTFLFLAFSLGPIAIGATLLFLYLPQVYGYTVFRGVQSFSYLKALSIGLLLIGAGATTNILGAFEGNAFAGAIFAGLAASACYAIIFLLTPRLSSFTSATFRSFAISFTCFIGSGALLLAFPFVRNQQPIDWPTFLGLALLLGFLGQTLPVITLMKGIPIVGSSFAGALASIELPVAVISSAIFLGETITFVQSVGASLVFVGIVLFNLPDPLFSQKPRISTP; from the coding sequence TTGAAAACCGAGTTCACTTCCGGCCGATCGTTCGGCGTCATCCTCGTTCTTATTTCCGGCGCCTGCTGGGGATTTCATGGCGTACTCATCAAAAAGGCCTACGCGGTCGGCGCTTCCTTCCAGCAGGTATTCTTCGTCGAAACCCTCTTCGCCTCCATATTCTTCATATGCTTCGCCCGATCCTTCGGCCGAGAGCAAAGGCCGCGAACTCCCGGCCAATGGAGAGACCTCCTGCTTTGCGGCATCGCTAGCCTCGCTCTTGGCACCTTTCTCTTTCTGGCGTTCAGCCTCGGTCCCATCGCCATAGGAGCGACCTTGTTATTCCTCTATTTGCCCCAAGTTTACGGTTACACCGTTTTTCGCGGCGTCCAAAGCTTTAGCTATCTGAAAGCCCTCTCCATCGGCCTTCTTCTAATCGGGGCCGGCGCCACCACCAATATCCTCGGGGCGTTTGAAGGCAATGCGTTCGCAGGAGCCATTTTCGCGGGCCTCGCCGCCTCGGCCTGCTACGCGATCATCTTTCTCCTAACGCCCCGCCTCAGCTCCTTCACCAGCGCCACGTTTCGTTCCTTCGCGATCTCATTCACATGCTTCATCGGAAGCGGGGCCCTGCTCTTGGCATTCCCCTTTGTGAGAAACCAGCAACCTATAGACTGGCCCACGTTCCTCGGTCTGGCGCTGCTTCTCGGTTTTCTAGGGCAAACGCTTCCCGTCATCACCCTCATGAAGGGAATTCCTATTGTCGGCAGTAGCTTCGCCGGAGCCCTTGCCTCTATCGAGCTGCCCGTCGCCGTAATATCGTCGGCCATTTTCCTCGGGGAAACGATCACCTTCGTTCAGAGCGTTGGAGCCTCTCTCGTCTTCGTTGGAATCGTCCTTTTCAATCTTCCCGATCCCCTCTTTTCGCAAAAGCCCAGAATCTCCACCCCATGA
- a CDS encoding adenosine deaminase family protein, whose amino-acid sequence MEDMYDPSPELSKFVQSLPKTETHIHLEGSCPFEMIERAFPGKYPNGPPMWADEFRYESFYQFMDYYVDFCEGVFTSAEAYHDCAKKVLADCASQNCKYVETSFHVGSLYSGGMTGPELVDAVLSAAPEGLEVRVVMGMRHNDYEGIGKEIIDDCLSWDQLWGIDLHGPEDYPLEPWTAEVWKAAGAAGKFLKAHAGEFMPASFVKRCIDELGTSRIQHGVRSVEDPELVSFLAEEGIALDVCPISNLKLAVEGIKTMSDHPIRQLFDAGVTCTINSDDTLMFGNYLSEEYYALYQDIGFSEQELARIALNGFLVADWESPKKDECIAELTAIIEERDFSK is encoded by the coding sequence ATGGAAGATATGTACGATCCTTCTCCAGAACTGTCGAAATTCGTCCAGAGCCTACCGAAAACCGAAACCCATATTCATTTAGAGGGTTCTTGCCCTTTCGAGATGATCGAACGGGCGTTCCCGGGCAAGTATCCGAACGGCCCCCCCATGTGGGCGGATGAATTTCGCTACGAGAGCTTCTACCAGTTCATGGATTACTATGTGGACTTTTGCGAAGGAGTATTCACAAGTGCAGAGGCCTATCACGATTGCGCGAAGAAAGTGCTAGCCGACTGCGCCTCCCAGAATTGCAAGTACGTTGAAACGAGTTTTCACGTGGGTTCGCTCTATTCGGGGGGGATGACCGGACCGGAATTGGTAGATGCTGTCCTGTCAGCAGCTCCTGAAGGATTGGAAGTTCGAGTCGTTATGGGCATGCGGCACAACGACTATGAAGGCATAGGAAAGGAAATTATCGATGATTGCCTGTCTTGGGATCAGCTTTGGGGAATCGATCTTCATGGACCTGAGGATTATCCGCTAGAGCCTTGGACTGCCGAAGTCTGGAAAGCGGCAGGGGCGGCTGGGAAATTCCTCAAAGCCCATGCCGGAGAGTTCATGCCCGCCAGTTTCGTGAAGCGTTGTATTGACGAATTGGGAACGAGCAGGATACAGCACGGGGTCCGATCGGTGGAGGATCCTGAGCTAGTGTCTTTCCTGGCTGAGGAAGGTATTGCCTTAGATGTTTGTCCAATCAGCAATCTCAAGTTGGCGGTGGAGGGAATCAAGACAATGTCCGACCATCCCATTCGGCAGCTGTTCGATGCAGGGGTCACATGTACGATTAATTCGGACGATACCCTGATGTTCGGAAATTATTTGAGTGAAGAATATTATGCGTTGTATCAGGATATTGGTTTCAGCGAACAAGAATTGGCTCGAATCGCTTTGAACGGTTTTCTCGTTGCTGATTGGGAATCTCCCAAGAAAGACGAATGTATCGCGGAGCTGACAGCGATAATTGAAGAAAGGGATTTCAGCAAGTAA
- a CDS encoding M20 family metallo-hydrolase, with translation MIKETHIENIHRRLLDRIEILGAISSSSECLTRVFLSKEMDIASRLIQSWMKTAGLVSNIDPFQNVVGSWPSNTARAPSIHIGSHYDTVVDAGKYDGALGVLLSIAAIELLQAEGYTPNRHINALAFCDEEGVRYQTTFLGSSLLCGTFDPTTLEKIDSNGIDMRSTLKARGFDSDGIAKTAPIIQKDDVFLEAHIEQGPVLEANGHALGIVTGIAAQSRIGITVTGKAGHAGTTPHELRNDALTCAAEMVLAVERFAAERPAVKATVGKLDVSPNSSNAIPGKVYFSIDFRAAHLRRLKALKIELLEEIESIAKRRSIKIDKQTFQETSHADCDPEIRKLLSRAVAANASAASELFSGAGHDAMKVAETCRIGMLFVRCRDGLSHHPDEFVESSDILVALRTLADMIKQVDQNAFPDS, from the coding sequence ATGATCAAAGAAACCCATATCGAAAACATCCACCGGCGGCTTCTCGATCGCATTGAAATCCTCGGGGCGATCAGTTCTAGCAGCGAATGCCTAACCCGCGTATTCCTCTCCAAGGAGATGGATATCGCTTCGCGGCTCATCCAATCGTGGATGAAAACTGCCGGGCTCGTTTCCAACATCGACCCCTTCCAAAACGTTGTAGGATCCTGGCCTTCGAACACCGCCAGAGCGCCTTCCATCCACATTGGCTCTCATTACGACACGGTTGTGGACGCCGGCAAGTATGACGGCGCTTTGGGAGTCCTTCTTTCAATCGCCGCGATAGAGTTGCTTCAAGCGGAGGGATACACTCCCAACCGCCACATCAACGCTCTCGCTTTTTGCGACGAAGAAGGCGTCCGCTATCAAACGACTTTTCTCGGCAGTTCGCTGCTTTGCGGGACATTCGATCCTACGACCCTGGAAAAGATCGACTCCAATGGAATCGATATGCGAAGCACCTTGAAAGCCCGAGGCTTCGATTCCGACGGCATCGCAAAAACCGCTCCCATAATCCAAAAGGACGACGTATTCCTGGAAGCCCATATCGAGCAGGGACCCGTGCTAGAGGCTAACGGGCACGCCTTAGGCATCGTCACCGGCATAGCGGCTCAATCCCGTATCGGCATAACGGTGACGGGAAAAGCAGGCCACGCGGGAACCACTCCTCACGAACTTCGAAACGATGCTCTGACCTGCGCCGCAGAAATGGTTCTAGCAGTAGAGCGTTTCGCCGCGGAACGCCCCGCTGTTAAAGCTACCGTGGGAAAACTGGATGTTTCGCCAAACTCGAGCAACGCGATCCCCGGCAAAGTCTACTTTTCAATCGACTTCCGAGCGGCCCATCTTCGACGACTCAAAGCCCTCAAAATTGAACTCCTCGAAGAAATCGAGTCCATCGCGAAACGTCGATCGATTAAAATCGACAAACAAACTTTTCAAGAAACTTCCCATGCCGATTGCGATCCGGAAATAAGGAAGCTTCTTTCCAGAGCGGTCGCCGCCAACGCGAGCGCCGCAAGCGAGCTCTTCAGCGGAGCAGGCCACGATGCTATGAAAGTCGCTGAAACGTGTCGTATCGGCATGCTATTCGTTCGCTGCCGGGATGGGCTGAGTCATCACCCAGATGAATTCGTGGAATCTTCCGATATATTGGTCGCCCTTCGGACGCTCGCGGACATGATAAAACAGGTCGACCAAAACGCTTTTCCCGATTCCTAA
- a CDS encoding nucleoside deaminase, which translates to MDEAIQIRLLYAANEVAEEAIANGHHPFGAILVAPDFKTILLRQGNVDSVRHAETELARRSAREYSPEYLWDCCLVTTLEPCAMCSGTIYWANIGSVLYGTPEADLKSLTGSDPRNPTMDLPCRDVFAAGQKKVRVWGPLPAMKDALLAPHQRFWSQT; encoded by the coding sequence GTGGACGAAGCCATTCAGATACGCCTCCTCTATGCGGCAAACGAAGTTGCCGAGGAAGCCATCGCAAACGGGCATCACCCATTTGGGGCCATCCTCGTCGCTCCCGATTTCAAAACCATCCTTCTCCGCCAGGGAAACGTGGATAGCGTAAGACACGCGGAAACCGAACTCGCCCGCCGATCCGCTCGAGAGTATTCACCTGAATACCTCTGGGACTGCTGCCTAGTCACTACGTTGGAACCATGCGCCATGTGCTCGGGAACCATCTATTGGGCGAATATCGGCTCGGTCCTCTACGGAACGCCTGAAGCCGACCTCAAATCGCTCACCGGTTCCGATCCACGGAATCCCACTATGGATCTGCCTTGTCGCGACGTCTTCGCGGCCGGGCAAAAAAAGGTCCGCGTATGGGGTCCCCTACCCGCAATGAAAGACGCCCTGCTCGCACCGCATCAGCGCTTCTGGAGCCAGACGTAG